ctttttttaaataactgtaGTTTATACCTCAAGCTAAGATCTTCTTTTCTCCTACTCGTTTCACTTTTAGTTTGTGGAAAAATAAAGAGCAGCGGCAGCCGCGTTAGTACCATTGGCTGCCATTGGATGTTCCACCTCTTCCCCCCCCACCCGCCGTTTAGCTTTAATTTCTAACTTTTtcagtattattttatttttgtcatttgtgaGCGCGACTGTTGTGGTGTTTTTGGCAGAACGAGGTTGCAGGCTTCTTAGTTGTTGCCCTCGCCGCCCTCGTCGTCCTGCTGGTCGCTTGTCCACAGCGTCAAGTTGTCTCGTAGCAGCTGCATGATGAGAGTGGAGTCTTTGTAGGAGTCCTCGTTGAGGGTGTCCAGCTCGGCGATGGCGTCGTCGAAGGCGGTCTTGGCCAGGTGGCACGCTTGCTCCGGGGCGTTCTGGATCTCGTAGTAGAAGACGGAGTAGTTGAGAGCCAAGCCCAGGCGGATGGGGTGAGTGGGCTGCATGTGCTCCTTGCTGATCTCGTGGGCCTCGTTGTAGGACTTCTCGGAGGATTCCACCACGGCGGCTCGCTTCTCGCCGGTGGCCACCTCGGCCAGGTAGCGGTAGTAGTCGCCCTTCATCTTCAGGTAGAACACCTTGCTCTCGTGCTGCGTCTCGTTGCAGTTCTTGATCAGGAAGTTGTCGAGGAGGTTGAGCACATCCTGGCAGACCGTCTCCAGCTCCTTCTCGATTTTTTCCCGGTAGGCCCGCACCATCTCGATCTTCTTCTCGTTACCGTCGGCGGACGTCTTCTGCTCGATGCTAGAAATGACGCGCCAGGACGAGCGCCTGGCGCCGACCACGTTCTTGTAGGCCACGGAGAGAAGGTTCCTCTCTTCGTTGGAAAGTGCTTCGTTCAGTTCTGTGACCTGACAGACAAAATGAGTTGGATGAGTTGAGCAGGAGCAAAttgagtattttttatttattttgttttttcaaatgctCTTTCAAGCCAGCGGAAGCCACGCCTTCCGTTTCACTGACATCATCGTCCGTGATGAATGCTGATTGGCTGTCGTCATCGTTCTCCGCTTGTTTTGTGCTCTTTTGACGGATGGGCCCGTCCGTGTCTGTCTAAGGGATTTAATCCTTTATAGCCTACTGGGACCTCGCCACAGAGGAGTCTTTAGACCTTTTCAGAGTGTAAAGCCTTTCTTTTTTCACCACCAAATTCTGTTCCATTAGCAAAGcgggaaaggggaggggggtgaaCTTTGCTCTTTAGGTCTATACTCGAAACAATGTCGCCCAAAACAACTTGGTGCTTTTACTGGTATTGCGTTAATGGAAAAGCAAATGTTTGTGACTTCAGAGATGACAAGTGGGgttttctttttgtcatattCTGTCAATGTCAAGCCATGAGCCTTCACATTTGTCCATCTGATTCTCTTCTTTTGTCTGCTGGCTGAGCTGTGCTTTGCAGTGACGGTACCTGTAACCGAGCGAAAGTAGGAGGAAAAGGTAATCTGATGCTACGAGCGCCTGTTTCCATAGCAACTGCAAAATCTTATCCCTGATCTAATCTCTAGTGGAAAGGATGCTGACATGGCTGTTGGTGTGGACAAAGCTGCAGCGGGCAGCCGTGTGGGTGGGAATCCCTGCAAATCAACCAATTTCAGATTTCTTGTCATATTGGCTTTTTCGGGGTTCAGATGCTAAAGCTCGAGAAACCTAAAAGTCAAAATGTGGTGGAGAACAACCGACTTGGCTAGAATCAATGTATATAAAGATTGTATGTTCCTAAAGAACAAAATTTGGATTGCATTAGTACTCAAATAATTCATA
The nucleotide sequence above comes from Syngnathus scovelli strain Florida chromosome 15, RoL_Ssco_1.2, whole genome shotgun sequence. Encoded proteins:
- the ywhag1 gene encoding 14-3-3 protein gamma-1, producing MVDREQLVQKARLAEQAERYDDMAAAMKSVTELNEALSNEERNLLSVAYKNVVGARRSSWRVISSIEQKTSADGNEKKIEMVRAYREKIEKELETVCQDVLNLLDNFLIKNCNETQHESKVFYLKMKGDYYRYLAEVATGEKRAAVVESSEKSYNEAHEISKEHMQPTHPIRLGLALNYSVFYYEIQNAPEQACHLAKTAFDDAIAELDTLNEDSYKDSTLIMQLLRDNLTLWTSDQQDDEGGEGNN